Proteins found in one Planctomycetes bacterium MalM25 genomic segment:
- a CDS encoding putative binding protein component of ABC iron transporter precursor: MKPRTLASCTPLLLLALLGLSQLSGCGGVKVPKEVIVYTALDEEFSKPIFAAFTRQTGIVVKAKFDTESTKTVGLAGAILAERERPRADVFWNNELLHTLRLKKAGLLWQQPLAADKDYPAEYRGVDNDWRGFAARARVLIVNTNRIKEARWPKSIEDLTDPQWYDQAGVAKPLFGTTATHAACLFQVWGDERAKKFFTGVKKNCRIVSGNKQVAKMVARGQLAFGLTDTDDAMIEKEAGQPVEILYPDQPKGEEAESLGTLFIPNTVAMIKDSPNPKAAHALSEFLLTSLVECRLVIGPSAQIPLNYQSKKDNSCRCRVKTPDEVTPMQVDWNSAADGWDESAKWLGETFGAAL, from the coding sequence ATGAAGCCTCGCACGCTCGCGTCCTGCACGCCGCTTCTCCTGCTCGCCTTGCTCGGCCTCTCTCAGCTCTCCGGCTGCGGCGGGGTGAAGGTCCCCAAGGAGGTGATCGTCTACACGGCGCTCGACGAGGAGTTCTCCAAACCGATCTTCGCCGCCTTCACCCGCCAGACCGGCATCGTAGTGAAGGCGAAGTTCGACACCGAGTCGACCAAGACCGTCGGCCTCGCGGGCGCGATCCTCGCTGAACGCGAGCGCCCGCGGGCGGACGTCTTCTGGAACAACGAGCTGCTGCACACGCTCCGCCTGAAGAAGGCCGGCCTCCTCTGGCAGCAGCCCCTCGCCGCCGACAAGGACTACCCGGCCGAGTACCGCGGCGTCGACAACGACTGGCGGGGCTTCGCCGCCCGCGCCCGCGTGCTGATCGTCAACACGAACCGCATCAAGGAGGCGCGTTGGCCCAAGTCGATCGAGGACCTCACCGACCCGCAGTGGTACGACCAGGCGGGCGTTGCGAAACCGCTGTTCGGCACCACGGCCACGCACGCCGCCTGCCTGTTCCAGGTGTGGGGTGACGAGCGGGCCAAGAAGTTCTTCACCGGCGTGAAGAAGAACTGCCGCATCGTGTCGGGCAACAAGCAGGTCGCGAAGATGGTCGCCCGCGGCCAGCTCGCCTTCGGCCTCACCGACACCGACGACGCGATGATCGAGAAGGAAGCGGGCCAGCCGGTCGAGATCCTCTACCCCGACCAGCCCAAGGGCGAAGAGGCTGAGTCGCTCGGCACGCTGTTCATCCCCAACACGGTCGCGATGATCAAGGACTCCCCCAACCCGAAGGCCGCCCACGCGCTGAGCGAGTTCCTGCTCACGTCGCTGGTCGAGTGCCGCCTGGTGATCGGCCCCAGCGCGCAGATCCCGCTCAACTACCAGAGCAAGAAGGACAACAGCTGCCGCTGCCGCGTGAAGACCCCCGACGAGGTCACCCCGATGCAGGTCGACTGGAACTCCGCCGCCGACGGCTGGGACGAGTCGGCGAAGTGGCTGGGGGAGACCTTCGGCGCGGCGTTGTGA
- the aroE_2 gene encoding Shikimate dehydrogenase — MSNLLEKCCLVGDAVGGDPTHFMIEAALADLGLDWRFLSFQTAEDRLAEALAGLDALGLVGVRLRGPFADKPAGIETLTSRAKRTGRLTHLTRHEERLQGDDATGPALIEALAEVGEPEGKRVVVLGAGGAAPSLVDVLVECGAASVAVADASADRAAAVVLTAQTNPSDAAPSDALATETRTLTWEGDWIELPEGTDWIISTASWPKEENERVAATLAPELHAGQAVIDLAIGSNRSPLQLAALSRDATLIDGLPILLAETALAVEAWTNLEVDRAVLRDAAEEFLGV; from the coding sequence TTGTCGAACCTCCTCGAAAAGTGCTGCCTCGTCGGCGACGCGGTCGGGGGTGACCCGACCCACTTCATGATCGAGGCCGCGCTGGCCGATCTGGGGCTCGATTGGCGGTTCCTCTCGTTCCAGACCGCCGAGGACCGGCTCGCCGAGGCGCTCGCGGGGCTCGACGCCCTCGGCTTGGTCGGCGTGCGGCTCCGCGGACCCTTCGCGGACAAGCCAGCGGGGATCGAGACGCTCACCAGCCGGGCGAAGCGGACAGGACGCCTCACGCACCTGACGCGTCACGAGGAGCGACTCCAAGGGGACGACGCCACCGGGCCGGCGCTCATCGAGGCGCTCGCCGAGGTCGGTGAGCCCGAGGGCAAGCGGGTCGTCGTCCTGGGGGCCGGTGGCGCAGCGCCCTCGCTTGTCGATGTGCTGGTCGAGTGCGGCGCCGCGTCGGTCGCGGTCGCGGACGCCTCGGCCGACCGGGCGGCGGCCGTCGTCCTCACCGCGCAAACCAACCCGAGCGACGCCGCGCCGAGCGACGCGCTCGCCACGGAGACACGCACCCTCACGTGGGAGGGCGACTGGATCGAGCTTCCCGAGGGGACCGACTGGATCATCTCGACCGCTTCGTGGCCCAAAGAAGAGAACGAACGCGTCGCCGCCACCCTTGCGCCCGAGCTGCACGCGGGCCAGGCGGTGATCGACCTTGCAATCGGCTCGAACCGCTCGCCGCTGCAACTCGCCGCGCTCAGCCGCGACGCTACGCTGATTGACGGCCTGCCGATCCTCCTCGCCGAGACCGCGCTGGCCGTCGAGGCGTGGACCAACCTCGAAGTCGATCGGGCCGTGCTCCGCGACGCGGCCGAAGAGTTTCTGGGGGTCTAA
- the cshA gene encoding DEAD-box ATP-dependent RNA helicase CshA, giving the protein MSTAELQEPNPNESSTDNEAPPAITARFDEMGLSEAMMATLADIGYETPSPVQGGVIPIAIKGRDVLGQARTGTGKTASFAIPILETLEDRGKGAPPQAIILVPTRELAVQVTGEFERLAGGRNARCVAVYGGKPIKSQISKLERGAEVVVGTPGRVLDHIGRRTINLSALSVVVLDEADRMLDIGFRPDIEKILRQCPKDRQTLLLSATVAPPVKRLAERYMRNPEMLDFSPKSKSVDTIEQHFFTVDADRKFDLLNRLLERENPEQTIVFCRTKRGCDKIHQRLSKRRKGIGCIHGDLPQGARDKVMKDFRAEEITLLVATDVVGRGIDVSSISHIINYDIPQSSDDYVHRVGRTGRMGREGVAYTFVTREEGDELTRIEMLINKVLIEDKIDGYESARPAQKKAAAPVKFYGAGAAEAAANDPAAQAGDAAPPEPEEEKPAPKPKPFGGRGRAKHRRRL; this is encoded by the coding sequence GTGTCGACTGCCGAACTGCAAGAACCCAATCCCAACGAATCCTCTACCGACAACGAAGCCCCGCCGGCGATCACGGCTCGGTTTGACGAGATGGGCCTCTCCGAGGCGATGATGGCCACGCTGGCCGACATCGGCTACGAAACCCCGTCGCCCGTCCAGGGGGGCGTGATCCCGATCGCCATCAAGGGGCGTGACGTGCTGGGCCAAGCCCGCACCGGCACGGGCAAGACCGCCTCGTTCGCGATCCCCATCCTCGAGACGCTCGAGGACCGCGGCAAAGGCGCCCCGCCCCAAGCGATCATCCTGGTCCCCACCCGCGAGCTGGCGGTGCAGGTGACCGGCGAATTCGAGCGGCTCGCCGGAGGACGCAACGCCCGCTGCGTCGCCGTGTACGGCGGCAAGCCGATCAAGTCACAGATCAGCAAGCTCGAGCGTGGCGCCGAGGTCGTGGTCGGCACGCCCGGCCGGGTGCTCGACCACATCGGCCGGCGGACGATCAACCTGAGCGCGCTGAGCGTCGTCGTGCTCGACGAGGCGGACCGGATGCTCGACATCGGCTTCCGCCCCGACATCGAGAAGATCCTCCGGCAGTGCCCGAAGGACCGCCAGACGCTGCTGCTCTCCGCGACCGTCGCCCCGCCGGTGAAGCGGCTCGCCGAGCGCTACATGCGCAACCCGGAGATGCTCGACTTCTCGCCGAAGTCCAAATCGGTCGACACGATCGAGCAGCACTTCTTCACGGTCGATGCCGACCGCAAGTTCGACCTCCTGAACCGGCTGCTGGAGCGAGAGAACCCGGAGCAGACGATCGTCTTCTGCCGCACAAAGCGGGGCTGTGACAAGATCCACCAGCGGCTCAGCAAGCGGCGCAAGGGCATCGGCTGCATCCACGGCGACCTGCCGCAGGGCGCCCGCGACAAGGTGATGAAGGATTTCCGAGCCGAGGAGATCACCCTCTTGGTGGCGACCGACGTGGTCGGCCGCGGCATCGACGTCAGCAGCATCTCGCACATCATCAACTACGACATCCCGCAGTCGTCCGACGACTACGTGCACCGCGTCGGCCGCACGGGCCGCATGGGCCGTGAGGGGGTCGCGTACACGTTCGTCACGCGCGAGGAGGGCGACGAGCTGACCCGCATCGAGATGCTCATCAACAAGGTCCTCATCGAGGACAAGATCGACGGCTACGAGTCGGCCCGCCCCGCGCAGAAGAAGGCCGCCGCCCCGGTCAAGTTCTACGGCGCCGGCGCCGCCGAAGCGGCCGCCAACGACCCGGCCGCCCAAGCGGGCGACGCCGCCCCGCCCGAGCCCGAAGAAGAGAAGCCCGCCCCCAAGCCGAAGCCCTTCGGCGGCCGCGGCCGAGCGAAGCACCGCCGGCGGCTGTGA
- the rbn gene encoding Ribonuclease BN has translation MRIELLGSGGYHPSERRHTACVLVAEHGLMLDAGTGAFRVHDRLAGVALPGGRLDVVLTHAHLDHIVGLTFLIGLRDANGPVETVVHAAPEKLGAIERHLLAEAVFPIFPVSRFEPLVEELELSRGAALKTFPQDHPGGSLGVRVGAGEESFAYVTDTTAPTAETIRRLEGVDLLLHEAYFDDAQAAFAAETGHCTTSQALETAVKARAGKLVMMHLNPRATEAEERAALADAQRIRPDAEYGRDGQAFTL, from the coding sequence ATGCGCATCGAACTGCTCGGATCGGGCGGCTACCACCCCTCCGAACGCCGGCACACGGCGTGCGTGCTGGTGGCGGAGCACGGCCTGATGCTCGACGCCGGCACGGGGGCGTTCCGCGTCCACGACCGCTTGGCGGGGGTTGCCCTGCCCGGGGGGCGGCTCGACGTCGTGCTGACGCACGCGCACCTGGACCACATCGTCGGGCTGACCTTCTTGATCGGGCTGCGCGACGCGAACGGCCCCGTCGAGACCGTCGTCCACGCCGCGCCCGAGAAGCTCGGGGCGATCGAGCGGCACCTGCTGGCCGAGGCGGTCTTCCCGATCTTTCCCGTCAGCCGCTTCGAGCCTTTGGTTGAAGAACTCGAACTGTCGAGGGGCGCCGCGTTGAAGACGTTCCCGCAGGATCACCCGGGCGGTTCGCTCGGGGTGCGAGTCGGTGCGGGCGAGGAGTCGTTCGCGTATGTGACCGACACGACCGCCCCCACCGCGGAGACGATCCGGCGTCTCGAGGGGGTCGATCTCTTGCTCCATGAGGCTTATTTCGACGATGCGCAAGCCGCATTCGCCGCCGAAACCGGCCACTGCACCACGAGCCAAGCCCTCGAAACGGCGGTGAAGGCTCGGGCCGGCAAGTTGGTGATGATGCACCTCAACCCGCGTGCGACCGAAGCGGAAGAGCGAGCGGCCCTCGCCGACGCCCAGCGGATCCGGCCCGACGCCGAGTACGGCCGCGACGGTCAGGCGTTCACGCTCTGA
- the xcpT_23 gene encoding Type II secretion system protein G precursor, whose translation MASTIHTGRIGTRSGFTLVELLVVIAIVGVLVALLLPAVQAARESARRSACENHLRQIGLALTLFAEHDAVLPIGCVGCGQFPAGKLTAWNTRLLAQLEHPALADAYDFDLAAWHDTNRVLATRVPEFLCPSEPLERLEEPSGYWRGCAYTDYGGLFGVEGVAAGDEGSIRENRLGVLVYDTPVRLAEITDGLTHTLAVAETLERRVSEVVWTNGHNVFAQEASAPVNGASITGGDLGGPHPGGALAVRCDAGVEFLANETDQAVLVAWLTRAGGEP comes from the coding sequence ATGGCGTCAACCATCCACACCGGCCGTATCGGCACGCGCAGCGGCTTCACCCTGGTGGAGCTGCTGGTGGTGATCGCGATCGTCGGCGTGCTCGTGGCGCTCTTGTTGCCCGCGGTGCAGGCGGCGCGTGAGTCGGCCCGCCGCTCCGCGTGCGAGAACCACCTGCGGCAGATCGGCTTGGCGTTGACGCTCTTCGCCGAGCACGACGCCGTGCTGCCCATCGGGTGCGTCGGTTGCGGCCAGTTCCCCGCCGGCAAGTTGACCGCCTGGAACACCCGGCTGCTGGCCCAGCTGGAGCATCCGGCGCTCGCCGACGCCTACGATTTTGATCTCGCCGCGTGGCACGACACCAACCGGGTGCTGGCCACGCGGGTGCCCGAGTTCCTCTGCCCGAGCGAACCGCTCGAACGCCTCGAGGAGCCCTCGGGCTACTGGCGTGGCTGCGCCTACACCGACTACGGCGGCCTGTTCGGCGTGGAGGGCGTCGCCGCGGGCGACGAGGGATCGATCCGCGAGAACCGGCTCGGCGTGCTCGTCTACGACACCCCGGTCCGCCTGGCGGAGATCACCGACGGACTCACACACACGCTCGCCGTCGCGGAGACGCTCGAGCGCCGCGTGTCGGAGGTCGTGTGGACCAACGGCCACAACGTCTTCGCCCAAGAGGCGTCCGCCCCGGTGAACGGCGCTTCCATCACCGGCGGCGACCTCGGCGGGCCGCACCCGGGCGGCGCGCTCGCCGTGCGTTGCGACGCGGGCGTGGAGTTCCTCGCCAATGAAACGGACCAGGCGGTCCTCGTCGCGTGGCTCACCCGGGCGGGAGGCGAGCCATGA
- the ubiG_2 gene encoding Ubiquinone biosynthesis O-methyltransferase, with translation MEIDPRRLAVERNRQAWNELAERGAALAQPAGEAEFADPLAAIDPAGWLRRGLGGSVAGKRVLCLAAGGGRQGPLHAAAGMEVTVVDLSDAMLQRDRQVAAARGLSLRVVQTSMDDLSALRDGEFDAVVQPVSTCYVPELVPVYAAVARVLRPGGVYVSQHKTPTSLQASARVGTTGLALETPYYLDKPLPPAEPCRTREPGTLEFLHRWEELIGGLCRAGFVVEDLSEPSHANEPGDHGRRSQYVAPYVRILARRVSPEGAAR, from the coding sequence ATGGAGATCGACCCCCGACGACTCGCCGTCGAACGCAACCGGCAGGCCTGGAACGAGCTGGCCGAGCGGGGCGCCGCGCTCGCCCAGCCGGCGGGCGAGGCCGAGTTCGCTGACCCGCTCGCCGCGATCGACCCGGCCGGCTGGCTCCGCCGCGGGCTGGGCGGATCGGTTGCCGGCAAGCGTGTCCTCTGCCTCGCCGCAGGAGGGGGTCGCCAGGGCCCGCTGCACGCGGCGGCCGGCATGGAGGTGACGGTCGTCGATCTGAGCGACGCCATGCTCCAGCGAGACCGCCAGGTCGCGGCCGCTCGCGGCTTGAGCTTGCGCGTCGTGCAAACGTCGATGGACGACCTCTCGGCGCTGCGTGACGGCGAGTTCGACGCGGTCGTGCAGCCGGTGAGCACGTGCTACGTGCCCGAACTGGTGCCGGTTTACGCCGCGGTCGCGCGGGTGCTACGTCCCGGGGGCGTGTACGTCAGCCAGCACAAGACGCCGACCAGCCTGCAGGCTTCGGCCCGGGTCGGGACGACCGGGCTCGCCCTGGAGACGCCGTACTACCTCGACAAGCCGCTCCCCCCCGCCGAGCCGTGCCGCACGCGCGAGCCGGGGACGCTCGAGTTCTTGCACCGCTGGGAAGAGCTGATCGGTGGGCTGTGCCGCGCGGGCTTCGTCGTCGAGGACCTCAGCGAACCCTCCCACGCAAACGAACCGGGCGACCACGGCCGGCGGAGCCAGTACGTGGCGCCGTACGTGCGAATCCTAGCGCGCCGAGTAAGCCCCGAAGGGGCGGCTCGATGA
- a CDS encoding Ankyrin repeats (3 copies): protein MTACVVWMCYHRLVGLGIRRHNTLLAESITHPTSLPVSVENPVLNSKLCLVLTLVLITGCGWGSPQSKIGWKIEDYFDDPSVIELCRAIESDNLVRMKSLVDQGVDINTIGKHGMTPLMWSFPNKRIDCFRWLLEQGADPNVCLTGTVTNLLIAGRSVTYAAVAAKEETHYPLVLKHGGTPTCFARIKGSRFSSYPPALLCQRPRTTSGGSRPCSTLGQISMSGAAPVRLWPWRR from the coding sequence TTGACCGCGTGCGTCGTGTGGATGTGTTACCACCGGCTCGTAGGATTGGGGATCCGTCGACACAATACTCTGTTAGCAGAATCGATTACCCATCCTACCAGTTTACCCGTCAGCGTTGAGAATCCAGTGCTGAATAGCAAGCTCTGCTTGGTGTTAACGCTCGTTCTTATAACGGGCTGTGGGTGGGGCTCGCCGCAATCGAAGATCGGTTGGAAGATCGAGGATTACTTCGATGATCCGTCGGTCATCGAACTCTGTCGGGCGATCGAGAGCGACAACCTAGTTCGGATGAAGTCGCTCGTTGATCAGGGAGTAGACATCAACACAATCGGCAAACATGGCATGACGCCGTTGATGTGGTCTTTTCCCAATAAGCGAATCGACTGCTTCCGCTGGCTTCTCGAGCAGGGCGCCGATCCTAACGTGTGCCTCACCGGAACCGTCACCAATCTCTTGATCGCCGGGCGTTCGGTTACCTATGCGGCCGTCGCCGCCAAGGAAGAGACGCATTACCCTTTAGTGCTGAAACATGGGGGGACCCCAACCTGTTTTGCAAGAATCAAGGGGAGCCGCTTCTCTTCGTACCCACCAGCACTTTTATGCCAGCGCCCAAGAACCACATCGGGCGGGTCGAGGCCTTGCTCGACGCTGGGGCAGATATCGATGTCAGGGGCAGCACCGGTGCGACTTTGGCCATGGCGGCGGTAG
- the hapE gene encoding 4-hydroxyacetophenone monooxygenase → MTVARTNPSPPQSKVESVDDRSDRVAVIGAGTSGLTAVKNLLEHGVRVDCFERESDLGGNWNAALPCSRVIDSTHLISSKQLTEYLDHPMPKAWPEYPSHRLVLEYLQSYADRFALREHLEFNSGVRRVEPIDANGDERGWLVELESGERRRYGRLLIANGHNWDHSFPAWSGRVGESAFGGVELHSGEYKSPQELLGKRVLVVGGGNSGCDIAVESSQHAKATRLSLRRGYHFLPKFFHGTPIDVCGERMLWCRVPLALRRFLAHGMIFLMLGTREGTGLPRPDHRLFEAHPVVTSTLVYHLRHGDLAVRPDVESLTETGVRFVDGREEAYDVIVYATGYRLTFPFIDNEHLNWRDGRPRLHLNVFHPQRDDLFVIGMMQPDSGSWGLADRQARLVAQYLIASEQGTAAARKFDAARAADSRPKGSIRYLKTDRHLIEVEHSSYRSRVDRAWKRLRRGVRQSVNA, encoded by the coding sequence ATGACCGTCGCTCGTACGAATCCTTCGCCGCCCCAATCGAAAGTCGAATCGGTCGACGACCGATCGGACCGAGTTGCGGTTATCGGCGCCGGCACCTCGGGTCTGACCGCGGTGAAAAATCTGCTTGAGCACGGCGTGCGGGTCGACTGCTTCGAGCGGGAGTCCGACCTGGGGGGCAACTGGAACGCCGCCTTGCCATGCAGCCGGGTCATCGACTCGACGCACCTCATCTCCTCGAAGCAACTCACCGAGTACCTCGACCACCCGATGCCCAAGGCGTGGCCCGAGTACCCGAGCCACCGCCTGGTCCTTGAGTACCTGCAGAGCTACGCCGATCGGTTCGCGTTGCGGGAGCACCTCGAGTTCAACTCCGGCGTGCGGCGGGTGGAGCCGATCGACGCAAATGGCGACGAGCGCGGCTGGCTCGTCGAGCTCGAGTCGGGCGAGCGGCGGCGCTACGGGCGGCTGCTGATCGCCAACGGACATAACTGGGATCACTCCTTCCCGGCTTGGAGCGGGCGCGTCGGCGAGTCGGCGTTCGGGGGAGTCGAGCTCCACTCGGGCGAGTACAAGTCACCCCAAGAGCTGCTCGGCAAGCGCGTTCTGGTCGTGGGCGGGGGCAACAGCGGGTGCGACATCGCGGTCGAGAGCTCGCAGCACGCCAAAGCCACCCGACTGAGCCTCCGGCGTGGGTACCACTTCCTGCCCAAGTTCTTCCACGGCACGCCGATCGATGTGTGCGGCGAGCGGATGCTGTGGTGCCGCGTGCCGCTCGCTTTGAGGCGCTTTTTGGCGCACGGCATGATCTTCTTGATGCTCGGGACGCGCGAGGGGACCGGGCTGCCACGCCCCGACCACCGGCTCTTCGAGGCGCACCCCGTGGTCACTTCGACGCTGGTCTACCACCTCCGGCACGGCGACCTTGCGGTACGGCCCGATGTCGAGAGCCTGACCGAGACGGGCGTCCGCTTCGTCGATGGCCGCGAGGAGGCGTACGACGTCATCGTTTACGCCACCGGCTACCGACTCACCTTCCCGTTCATCGACAACGAGCACCTGAACTGGCGCGACGGACGCCCCCGGCTGCACCTGAACGTCTTCCACCCGCAGCGGGACGACCTGTTCGTGATTGGGATGATGCAGCCCGACAGCGGGTCGTGGGGCCTCGCCGACCGCCAGGCGCGGCTGGTCGCGCAGTACCTGATCGCGAGCGAGCAAGGGACCGCCGCCGCTCGTAAGTTCGACGCGGCCCGCGCCGCCGACAGCCGCCCCAAGGGGAGCATCCGCTACCTCAAAACCGACCGGCACCTGATCGAAGTCGAGCACTCGAGCTACCGCAGCCGGGTCGATCGGGCGTGGAAACGATTGCGGCGAGGCGTGCGTCAGAGCGTGAACGCCTGA
- a CDS encoding DNA-directed RNA polymerase subunit P: protein MTETTIHFACDACGKGFNTPSQHAGRSTACPGCGATLTVPAESTRVDPLADLVGFSCGLCGTRMDVPSRYIGRKVKCPDCHKATVVPAPEAPAPKRALRDFEAYDVYEGEQQPRGIDLARAAPKSVHFICSRCQTHLTAPIDQVGQPITCPDCGAKTPAPRPRPEDEPKPIPIDAGYDVEAAVDTSAMTAGLYEEYTKQTPAGYRDMRKRAEEGGKRSGRPEPKGLPVVTDLLGLFRSRSFLAVWLALSAGVAATSGSLLLAATMLGMGAGPFGVLAAISFFAMGAMFGLLAFAGLAAYGLAVFSQSCEGAPHVEEWPLTIPTEWWGAALQLLLALVVSAASAGGLAALIDLGPAETGLAVLVSLWLVLPWVLLSQIDSGSMFGVFSPRLLRTLWHAPFSWIAFYSVSALGAGLWAVSSVLLSWVSPYLAIAVAPLTALAALQYAWLLGRLAWVIAAATPDWALNEPAETP, encoded by the coding sequence GTGACCGAAACAACCATTCACTTCGCTTGCGACGCCTGCGGCAAGGGGTTCAACACCCCGAGCCAACACGCCGGCCGCTCGACCGCCTGCCCCGGCTGTGGCGCCACGCTCACGGTGCCCGCCGAGAGCACGCGAGTCGATCCGCTGGCGGACCTCGTCGGATTCTCCTGTGGTCTGTGCGGCACGCGGATGGACGTCCCCTCGCGGTACATCGGCCGCAAGGTGAAGTGCCCCGACTGTCACAAGGCGACCGTCGTCCCCGCGCCGGAGGCGCCCGCCCCCAAACGAGCACTGCGAGATTTCGAAGCGTACGACGTCTACGAAGGGGAGCAGCAACCGCGCGGGATCGACCTGGCCCGGGCGGCGCCGAAGTCGGTCCACTTCATTTGCTCGCGCTGTCAGACGCACCTGACGGCGCCGATCGATCAGGTCGGCCAGCCAATCACTTGTCCCGACTGCGGCGCGAAGACGCCCGCGCCACGCCCGCGCCCCGAGGACGAACCGAAGCCGATCCCCATCGACGCGGGCTACGACGTCGAGGCGGCGGTGGACACCTCGGCGATGACCGCCGGACTCTACGAGGAGTACACCAAGCAAACGCCCGCCGGTTACCGCGACATGCGGAAGCGCGCTGAAGAAGGGGGGAAGCGCAGCGGGCGGCCCGAGCCGAAGGGCCTGCCGGTTGTGACCGACCTGCTCGGCTTGTTCCGCTCGCGATCGTTCCTCGCGGTCTGGCTCGCCCTCTCCGCCGGCGTCGCGGCGACCAGCGGATCGTTGTTGCTGGCCGCGACGATGCTGGGGATGGGCGCCGGGCCCTTCGGCGTGCTGGCGGCGATCTCGTTCTTCGCGATGGGCGCGATGTTTGGCCTGCTCGCGTTCGCCGGCCTGGCGGCTTACGGCCTAGCGGTCTTCTCCCAGTCGTGCGAAGGGGCGCCGCACGTCGAGGAGTGGCCCCTGACCATCCCGACCGAGTGGTGGGGCGCCGCGTTGCAACTGCTGCTGGCCCTGGTGGTCTCCGCCGCCTCCGCGGGCGGGCTCGCCGCCTTGATCGACCTGGGCCCCGCGGAGACCGGCCTCGCGGTGCTGGTCAGTTTGTGGTTGGTCTTGCCGTGGGTGCTGCTGTCGCAGATCGACAGCGGTTCGATGTTCGGCGTCTTCTCGCCGCGACTGCTGCGAACGCTCTGGCACGCGCCATTTAGCTGGATCGCGTTCTATTCGGTTTCGGCCCTCGGCGCTGGCTTGTGGGCCGTTTCGTCGGTCCTGCTGAGCTGGGTTTCGCCCTACTTGGCGATCGCCGTCGCGCCGCTGACGGCGTTGGCGGCCCTCCAATACGCCTGGCTGCTAGGCCGCCTCGCCTGGGTCATCGCCGCCGCGACCCCCGATTGGGCCCTGAACGAGCCCGCCGAGACCCCCTAG
- a CDS encoding putative permease: protein MVETIWRVTVELAPWLLIGAAVAGAMHALMPAGLLRRLLGGRGAVWKSVLVGVPLPLCSCAVIPVGLGLKRQGASDGAAVAFLIATPQTGVDSVLVTAGMLGWPLALFKVATALLTGLLGGWLTDGVTPPKVSLPIVDPESSNAKPIGWLARLRAGAAHADELIRAIWLWLVAGVLISAAIGAWVPESWADGLAAYGVLGAMGVALALSLPLYVCATASVPIAASLVAAGLPLGAVIVFLMAGPATNVATIGAVYRGLGKRALAAYLATIVLGSLAGGMLFEAFFSTPALNGITAHPHDHSSPAGGWPAVAGGLLLVWIAWCAARDARAFFSGDSAHAGHSHG, encoded by the coding sequence GTGGTCGAAACGATCTGGCGTGTGACGGTCGAGCTGGCGCCCTGGCTGCTCATCGGGGCGGCGGTCGCCGGCGCCATGCACGCGCTGATGCCCGCCGGCCTGTTGCGCCGACTGCTCGGCGGCCGAGGCGCGGTTTGGAAGTCGGTCCTCGTCGGCGTGCCGCTGCCGCTCTGCTCGTGCGCGGTGATCCCGGTCGGCCTCGGCCTGAAGCGTCAGGGGGCGAGCGACGGGGCCGCGGTCGCCTTCCTCATCGCCACGCCCCAGACGGGCGTCGACTCGGTGCTGGTGACCGCGGGGATGCTGGGCTGGCCGCTGGCGTTGTTCAAGGTCGCCACGGCGCTCCTGACCGGCCTCTTGGGAGGCTGGCTCACCGACGGGGTGACGCCCCCGAAAGTGTCCCTGCCGATCGTCGATCCCGAGTCGTCAAATGCAAAGCCGATCGGCTGGCTGGCTCGTCTGCGCGCCGGCGCCGCGCACGCGGACGAGCTGATCCGCGCCATCTGGCTGTGGCTGGTGGCGGGGGTGCTGATCTCCGCCGCGATCGGCGCGTGGGTCCCCGAAAGCTGGGCCGACGGCCTCGCCGCGTACGGCGTGCTGGGGGCGATGGGCGTGGCGCTCGCGCTGTCGCTGCCGCTCTACGTCTGCGCCACGGCGAGCGTGCCGATCGCCGCGTCGCTGGTGGCGGCGGGCCTGCCCCTGGGGGCGGTGATCGTCTTCCTGATGGCGGGCCCGGCGACCAACGTGGCGACGATCGGCGCGGTCTACCGCGGCCTGGGAAAGCGGGCGCTGGCGGCTTACCTGGCGACGATCGTCCTCGGCAGCCTGGCCGGCGGGATGCTGTTCGAGGCGTTCTTCAGCACGCCGGCACTCAACGGGATCACGGCCCACCCGCACGACCACAGCTCGCCTGCCGGCGGCTGGCCCGCCGTGGCGGGGGGGCTGCTTCTGGTGTGGATCGCGTGGTGCGCCGCGCGAGACGCCCGGGCTTTTTTCTCCGGCGACTCTGCGCACGCAGGGCATTCGCACGGCTAG